A region of Blattabacterium cuenoti STAT DNA encodes the following proteins:
- a CDS encoding acyl carrier protein, giving the protein MSDIASKVNALIVEKLSVEESEITPNASFTNDLGADSLDIVELIMEFEKEFNISISDEKAEKITTVGEAVQAIENLLMEKKNSK; this is encoded by the coding sequence ATGTCTGATATTGCATCTAAAGTCAATGCTCTTATTGTAGAAAAATTAAGTGTAGAAGAAAGCGAGATAACTCCTAATGCGAGTTTTACTAATGATTTAGGAGCAGATTCCCTAGATATAGTAGAACTCATTATGGAGTTTGAGAAAGAATTTAATATTAGTATTTCAGATGAAAAAGCTGAAAAAATAACAACAGTAGGTGAAGCCGTGCAGGCTATAGAAAATCTTTTGATGGAGAAAAAAAATTCAAAATAA
- a CDS encoding ribonuclease III family protein — protein MLSENRIFFEKNDSSVLVGILIKILGFCPKNTKFLKEVFIYSFYTKKRNFNQNYSLNFQRLEFLGDAILNSIISYFLCEKFPEKKEGELTQIRSKIVCRRNLNKISRKLTISDIFFDKSMISENILGNTLEALIGFIFLDGGYQKCENFVYKKILHPHVNIEKLQNEIFSYKVWILEWSQKNKFFINFKTFREDQNQRKIIYLSEFTISECGIQTQGTGSSKKKSEEMAAKEAYFIVQRQYKINFKTDQK, from the coding sequence ATGTTATCTGAAAATAGAATTTTTTTTGAAAAAAATGACTCTTCTGTTTTAGTTGGAATTTTAATAAAAATATTAGGATTTTGTCCAAAAAATACAAAATTTTTAAAAGAAGTTTTTATATATAGTTTTTATACAAAAAAAAGAAATTTCAATCAAAATTATTCTCTTAATTTTCAAAGATTAGAATTTTTAGGAGATGCTATATTAAATTCTATAATATCATATTTTTTGTGTGAAAAATTTCCTGAAAAAAAAGAAGGAGAGCTAACTCAGATACGATCTAAAATCGTATGTAGAAGAAATCTAAATAAAATTTCTAGAAAATTAACTATTTCAGATATTTTTTTTGATAAATCTATGATATCTGAAAATATACTTGGAAATACACTTGAAGCTTTAATAGGTTTTATTTTTTTAGATGGAGGATATCAAAAATGTGAAAATTTTGTATACAAAAAAATATTACATCCTCATGTAAATATTGAAAAGTTGCAAAATGAAATATTCAGTTATAAAGTATGGATTCTAGAATGGTCTCAAAAAAATAAATTTTTTATAAATTTCAAAACTTTTAGAGAAGATCAAAATCAAAGAAAAATTATTTATTTATCTGAATTTACAATATCAGAATGTGGAATTCAAACTCAAGGAACAGGTTCTTCGAAAAAAAAATCAGAAGAAATGGCAGCTAAAGAAGCTTATTTTATTGTTCAAAGACAATATAAAATAAATTTTAAAACAGATCAAAAATAA
- a CDS encoding phosphoenolpyruvate carboxykinase (ATP), with protein sequence MISFSIKKYGILNSSFNWQLTPYALQKIIIRKKMGIETNSGVLTINTGSFTGRSPEDRFIVKDKITEQKIWWDEKNNQSFDSGKFDCLYQKVTRYLSGKTIYVRDGYLCSDKRYQLNVRSISEYPWSDLFIHNLFLRFQKLEKILPDWLLFCAPGFKANPIEDGTRNKNFSILNFSKKIILIGGSGYTGEIKKSIFSVLNFILPNKNVFPMHCAANVGIKKKDTAIFFGLSGTGKTTISNDINRNLVGDDEHGWTYDNIVFNFEGGCYAKILGISRKNEPMIYHAIKKGAMLENVSFKKKTREVDFLNDTITQNIRISYPIYFIKNIEKKLLSSNIKNIFFLTYDAFGVLPPIAKLNKAQSYYYFLLGYTSKVAGTELNIQNPKSTFSFCFGAPFMPLHPVQYTKMFMKKLENTEINVWMVNTGSISGEDFYRERIKLDDTRRIIQNVLNGFLLKVPYEKYPIFNFKIPKHCPGVSSNILNPKNSWKNEKIYKNQVKILAKKFIQHFDKYRKYIDKNILYGEPILE encoded by the coding sequence ATGATCTCTTTTTCTATAAAAAAATATGGAATTTTAAATTCTTCATTCAATTGGCAACTGACGCCATATGCGCTACAAAAAATTATTATTCGAAAAAAAATGGGAATAGAAACGAATTCAGGAGTTTTAACTATAAATACAGGTTCTTTCACTGGAAGATCACCAGAAGATCGATTTATTGTAAAAGATAAGATTACAGAACAAAAAATTTGGTGGGATGAAAAAAATAATCAATCTTTTGATTCAGGAAAATTTGATTGTTTATATCAAAAAGTAACCCGATATTTATCGGGAAAAACGATATATGTTCGAGATGGATATCTTTGTTCTGACAAACGTTATCAATTAAATGTTCGTTCGATTAGTGAATATCCATGGTCTGATTTATTTATTCATAATTTATTTTTAAGATTTCAAAAACTGGAAAAAATTTTACCAGATTGGTTATTATTCTGTGCTCCAGGATTTAAAGCAAATCCCATAGAAGATGGAACACGAAATAAAAATTTTTCTATCTTAAATTTTTCTAAAAAAATAATTCTAATTGGAGGATCCGGATATACAGGAGAAATTAAAAAATCTATATTTTCTGTTCTAAATTTTATACTTCCTAATAAAAATGTTTTTCCTATGCATTGTGCCGCAAATGTAGGAATAAAAAAAAAAGATACGGCTATTTTTTTTGGATTATCCGGAACAGGAAAAACTACAATTTCTAATGATATCAATAGAAATTTAGTTGGAGATGATGAACATGGATGGACCTATGATAATATAGTCTTCAACTTTGAAGGAGGATGTTATGCTAAAATATTGGGAATTTCTAGAAAAAATGAGCCAATGATTTATCATGCTATAAAAAAAGGAGCCATGTTGGAAAATGTTTCTTTCAAAAAAAAAACTAGAGAAGTAGATTTTTTAAATGATACTATAACTCAAAATATAAGAATAAGCTATCCCATTTATTTCATAAAAAATATTGAAAAAAAACTATTGTCTTCTAATATAAAAAACATTTTTTTCCTAACATATGATGCTTTTGGAGTTCTTCCGCCTATAGCTAAACTGAATAAAGCACAATCTTACTATTATTTTTTATTAGGATATACATCTAAAGTAGCAGGTACTGAATTGAATATTCAAAACCCAAAATCAACTTTTTCTTTTTGTTTTGGAGCTCCATTTATGCCTTTGCATCCCGTTCAATATACAAAAATGTTTATGAAAAAATTAGAAAATACTGAAATAAATGTCTGGATGGTAAATACAGGATCGATATCAGGAGAAGATTTCTATAGAGAAAGAATTAAACTAGATGATACACGTAGAATAATACAAAATGTTTTAAACGGTTTTTTATTAAAAGTTCCTTATGAGAAATATCCTATTTTTAATTTCAAAATTCCAAAGCATTGTCCAGGAGTATCTTCTAATATTTTGAATCCAAAAAATTCATGGAAAAATGAAAAAATATATAAAAATCAGGTCAAAATACTTGCAAAAAAATTTATTCAACATTTTGATAAATATAGAAAATATATAGACAAAAATATTTTATATGGAGA
- the fabF gene encoding beta-ketoacyl-ACP synthase II, whose product MEKLIKKKVVVTGIGTITPIGNTVEEYWNSLVHGKNGCAPITYFDTKKYKTKFACELKNYDSSIFFNKKEIRKLDPCAQYGIVASEEAIKNSKINFSKEKRERIGVIWGSGIGGLLNLEESISDYVHGGKYPKFSPFFIPKMLIDITAGLISINHGFHGPNYATVSSCASSSNAIVDAYHLICLGKADIIVTGGSEAAITQSGIGGFNALHALSTRNVDYQTASRPFDENRDGFVLGEGAGCLVLEEYLHAKKRGANIYAEIGGVGMSGDAYHMTAPHPEGIGIILAMKSAIKDAGVRCKEVDHINSHGTSTKLGDLAEIKAIQKVFHENIYNININSTKSMTGHLLGAAGAIEAVASILPLKKGIIPPTINLFHIDKNIDPKINLTPNKAIKKEVKISICNTFGFGGHNVCILFKKINVI is encoded by the coding sequence ATGGAGAAACTAATTAAAAAAAAGGTAGTAGTAACTGGTATTGGGACTATTACCCCTATAGGAAATACTGTGGAGGAATATTGGAATTCTCTTGTTCATGGAAAAAATGGTTGTGCTCCTATTACTTATTTCGATACTAAAAAATATAAAACTAAATTTGCTTGTGAGTTAAAAAATTATGATTCAAGTATTTTTTTTAATAAAAAAGAAATACGAAAATTAGATCCTTGTGCACAATATGGAATTGTTGCTTCTGAAGAAGCAATTAAAAATAGTAAAATAAATTTTTCAAAAGAAAAGAGAGAAAGAATAGGAGTGATTTGGGGATCTGGAATTGGAGGACTATTAAATTTAGAAGAGTCTATTTCCGATTATGTACATGGAGGAAAATATCCTAAATTTAGCCCATTCTTCATTCCAAAAATGCTTATAGATATTACTGCTGGTTTGATTTCTATAAATCATGGATTTCATGGCCCAAATTATGCTACGGTATCTTCTTGTGCATCATCTTCTAATGCAATTGTAGATGCTTATCATTTAATATGTTTGGGAAAAGCCGACATCATCGTTACTGGAGGATCTGAAGCTGCTATCACACAAAGTGGAATAGGAGGATTTAATGCTTTACATGCATTATCTACAAGAAATGTAGATTATCAAACTGCATCACGTCCTTTTGACGAAAATAGAGATGGATTTGTATTAGGAGAAGGAGCTGGATGTCTTGTTCTTGAAGAATATCTTCATGCTAAAAAAAGAGGAGCCAATATATATGCAGAAATAGGAGGAGTAGGCATGTCTGGAGATGCTTATCATATGACAGCTCCTCATCCAGAAGGAATAGGAATTATTTTAGCTATGAAATCCGCTATTAAAGATGCAGGAGTTAGATGTAAAGAAGTTGATCATATTAATTCTCATGGAACATCTACTAAATTAGGAGATCTTGCAGAAATAAAAGCAATACAAAAAGTATTTCATGAAAATATATATAATATTAATATTAATTCTACAAAATCTATGACAGGACATTTATTAGGTGCAGCTGGAGCAATAGAAGCTGTTGCTTCTATTCTTCCTTTAAAAAAAGGAATTATTCCTCCAACCATTAATTTATTTCATATAGATAAAAATATCGATCCAAAAATTAATTTAACACCAAATAAAGCAATAAAAAAGGAAGTAAAAATTAGTATATGTAATACTTTTGGTTTTGGAGGACATAATGTTTGTATTTTATTTAAGAAAATAAATGTTATCTGA